Below is a genomic region from Gemmatimonadota bacterium.
CGGGCACCCCTGCGTTGCCTTTTTGCCATGTCATCCTGACAGGACAAAGACCCACGCCGCCCGGGTATCCGTCGAAGGAGCTATCCACTTCGCTCTCCTGACCCCAAGATATGGTGGTGTCAGAGAAATCGGATCACCCGGTCGGGGGCGAGGATTACCTGCGGACGCTTGTGGAAGTTGACGAGCGGTTCGCGTCGGAGGCCGCGTGCGAGGATTTTCTGCGTCGTCTTCGGTGGCCTGAAGGCTTCTACTGTCCCGGGTGCGGTGCCGCCGGGGCGTGGGAGACGAGCCGGGGGTTGTTTCGATGCTCGAGCTGTGCCCGTCAGACCTCCGTCACGGCAGGGACTCTCTTTGAGGGGCACGCGAGAACCCCTACGCCTGTGGTTCCAAGCGATGTGGTATTTCACGAACCAGAAACACGGGGTGAGTGCCCTGGGGCTGCAACGCATCCTGGGTCTGGGAAGCTACCAGACGGCCTGGGCATGGGCTCCACCGCTTAGACGACGCCTCAGCAGCCAGCCTCATCCCCTTCATCAAGAGTACGGTGAGCGAGGGGG
It encodes:
- a CDS encoding transposase, translated to MSEKSDHPVGGEDYLRTLVEVDERFASEAACEDFLRRLRWPEGFYCPGCGAAGAWETSRGLFRCSSCARQTSVTAGTLFEGHARTPTPVVPSDVVFHEPETRGECPGAATHPGSGKLPDGLGMGSTA